The Gigantopelta aegis isolate Gae_Host chromosome 3, Gae_host_genome, whole genome shotgun sequence genome segment gtGAATGATAGATGAAGCACAATGTGATATACTTTCTGTGAGAGTAAAATGTAtcccaagttaataataataaaaaactagATACCGGTATTAGTAATCAAAAACctacttttaataaaattttaaaaaccctatACGCAAatacttttgaaatatttaatattattcataatagaaaaaaaaaaaaaaaaaaattttttccaATTTGAAATGCAACTAACTAGTTACAGAAACGTATAACCGAGTTTTCTGGGTGTAGAAACTTGCAAGACTTACGACATTCTCTCGAGAAGTATGTTGTACAGATTGTCGTAGGTGCACGATTCTCTCGGAACTGGAAGCAGTAGAGGCTGACCAAACAGCTGGTTACTGGAAACATACGTGTCCCTTGCTGATGATCTGTGGAccaaaattataacaaaatttaaaatgcataattctaaaacaatgtcattaaaaagtgaaatattTGCATCAATCATTACAAGAGACATACTGCATTACAGAGTCGAGGTTTCAAAATACATATCCataaaaaagacaaatattttaatatatcacaGAAGAAAACaagatgtgttttgttttactgttgTTTTACCAACTATAAATAAAGCAACACTTTAAAAGCTATcacaagttaaagggacattcctgagttttagGCAATTGTTAAGATGATGTGAATCAACAAACACTTTTTAATAACTGTTATCACTgtcatttctaaataaaatattagtgactatatattaaacatgtttctgatcgtcctaatggTTGTACTAGttcaaacttaattttaatccctaatatatactttttcgtacatacgaaattattgggataccaaatccagtttgggctacttacaaatattatgatgaccagaaacacatcgaatatacagacaagatattctaaacaagaaaatatatttaaaatgtaagtttaatcgtagaaatattgtagtagtcggaaacatcttacaatgcagcaaactcagattAAACAAagattttgagagtactgctaaagcaatacatgtcccctacaggaCCTAACAAATTTGCGTATCTCTTACATTCAAAGGCCATACCTCTATGAAAAGTAGATAAATCACCATGGAAGATAAACTTGATCAACACATCAGTTAAAgggacaaaaaaacccaccataattattagatatataattactttttttccCTGAGGTAAATAGGAACAATCATGATTTCAGGATCATCAGTAGTATTGACAGGCACTTcatatctgaaaaataaaaataagttaaaaattaaattaaaacatacacAGAGATACACTGTGTGTGTAAAACTATTTTGCTaccaacatttttctttttgtgttttaaaaagtaatatggatgtaattaatactttaatttggtaatttaatAGATTACTGAATACGTACACAAATATATCATCCCTGTCGAGAACATGGTTGAGTCCTTCGTCGGGTGCAAACAGGCGATGAAATCTGTGGTTATAAACATCAGTCACAAACATCTGgggaaaaaacagaaacaatataataaaagattTAACACACTTGTTCCTAAGTACAGTTttcaacaagaaaataaaaatcattttagatgcttcttttacaaaataaaatgatgaaGTCAAAGTTCAAAGTGTCCCAAGTGTCAAATTGAGCATTGAATACTGCCATGTCAGCCATTGGCGAGATATTTGACAGGTCTGGGTTGTTTTACTTAGACAGTACATTCAAAGTAATTTCATAGGAAATTAGTATCTGTGTGCCAGGCACAAGTATTCTTGAAACACGCACAGAGTGCCACTCCAGTTAGCATTAAATCCTGAATTCATCAGTCACCtagcatatatttaaaatttacacaattaaaaaaacaaaaacgttctCATGTGCAGGAATGCAAATGAATTCTATGACAAACTGACACAAAATGAGGCCTGGTTGGTGAgctattcaaaatatttaaatatgaaaaaaatagaGATTATAGCTTTAAATGCTTTGGGGTTGTTTTTCTAAATAAACTTTTTATGTTGTTACAAACAACATATGGAACTGTACcttcaaaatgtttacatataaaaataatctaCAGCAGAttttggctttgtttttgttctgttaTAATCTTTTTACTTTGTTACAGATAACCGGCACTTGACCGATAAGCtattcaaaatgtttacatataaaaatatactacTGTAGGGTTTACAGCATTCactgctgggtttttttgtttgttttttcaaataaacataaatgttttaCTGTATTTGTAACAGACAACATATTTAAAGGATATCAAATCAGATTCCATTTGatatcatgtttattttacaatggacataatatGAAATTGTAGTAAGTTGAATATCCTAtctattacccataatcgattttaatttatataatatttatcatgtttacttaacgagggacataaacacaATATGAAATtgtagtgagtttaatatcccaTCTATTACCAATAActgattataatttatttaactgATCTACTAGTAGTTTGTTTGACGATCcagtaaggttgtagtgcgccaatcaaTGTCGTCATGTGACGtcaaagtgttatgtcccacttggcgttctagtgggacgtatcactttgatgtgTACTAAggtatttttaaccatatgggtaataaaaacacTGTACCTTATCCACTGGCACTTGCACAATCTGTGACAAAGAAGCACACAGGTCTGCTACACTCCCCATTTTAGGCACTGTAAGTTTATACTGTACTGGTTTAGCCTCGGAGGCAAGAGGCACCCAAAACACTTCCATCTGCCGTTCCTTCTTTATGGGTAGCGGTAAAGAAAGATAACAGAAAGGGTCAAAGGTTACTGAAATTTTGTCGCAATCCGGACAGTTAACAGTTGATTTGAGAAGTCCATGAAAAATGTCAATAATAATAGAATCATTTCTTTGCCGGTAATTGTCCCAGGCTTCTTTTGCAACAATCTGAAAACAAATGGTAAATTTTTATGAATCAAGAGTATTAAGCAAAACAAGGACACATTATTGAAGCACAAATTGCAAAAAAGAAagacaccccccaaaaaaacaaaaaaaaacaacaacaacccaacccTGATTATTTTTAGTCTGTATTCTTCACAagcaaaatgtgttttttttagtcTTTCTTAATTGTTTGTTAagattttgaaactttattttgtgaaattcaacaatattttactttaagacagtaaaaccaccaatATAAGTCACAAACGTGAAAACAGAATAAAGTTATACCCTAATTTAAAACCAATTtgacaatgaaaataaatcaagctgaaaatttaataacaatctGTACAATAAAGATACATGTGTACAAACTGTGAGTGCTCTAGTTATAATTtatgtcaataataataatttttaaaatatgagcaTACTTCATCGGGTCTGCCATCTGCGTCTTTCAGTTCCAAATACGGTTTGGTTCTGATGCGATTGAGATCCTCATGCAAACCGTCTAACAGAAACGCCATTAGTTCCTGAGAATCTTGCTGCTGGTATCCCGAGAACTGGGGTGCAAAACGACCCACAGCAACCTGAAAATATAAACTGATCTTCACAGCTAGGGTTTAAAACATatgtacagtcagacctcgttacgaCGATCATCGTTactacgacatttacaccattTGACCACAAACTGTCGGGAACGAACGtacatcaatgttattctgttcattacaccaaaattcacaccttccgacaccaACAGAGTAAAGTGGGAACAAAGGTGCATCCGACGTCtcaaaacacctctttacaacaacattacataatcacagatgttGTAGCatgttggcagtacacacagccGTTTGTCATCATTGATTTCGTCGCCAGCCGacagtgtcacatgatgtcCGAGTTACCAATGTCGGCTAATCTGTAGACGTGCATTACTTTTGAAAGTAAGTCTTTAGTTTCATTCATTTAAGGGATTAACTTGGAACTATCAAGTCTATTAGTttcatgacattttgtaaacaaagtAGGTACCAATCGATTAGATTGACAGTAAATGCgtcatgattaataataatatacttaatatataataatggtttGTGATCCATCCCCAtagttgggcccattgggccatttctcattccagccagtgcaccacgactactatattaaatgatgtggtgtgtgctatcctgtctgtgagatggtgcatataaaatatccctttctactaTTGACACCCAatcgccgatgattaaaaaaaatcaatgggcCGAGGTCCGAGTGTATATGTAAGATGGAATATAGAAAATTTTAGGGGTGATCTTCTTTCAAAAATAATGTATCCGGTCTTCCAACATTAAGAGCAATTCTTCACTCATCAATGAATGTTCCTCAATTTTATGAATACagatactattattatttaaaaaattaaacttcatGGTAAGCATTACTGAATCATGTGACACATTCTTCATTTAACTTAGACATATCCATGAATTTGAAACAACGAAGGAGAAAATCCCAGTATTTTCCAATTATCGGAAATGGAAAAATCATTCTCTTTACTACTTTCAGAACTCCTTCAACTTTTACTATCATAATTTTTCTATCTACTTGAATTTACCTAATAATCATCAATGATGATCCTAAGTTTTGATATGTCTGCCTTTCCCAAGTTGGCACACATCTTAAAATACTAAAATGAGATCAGATTAAAAGCACTTGCCTTGAAGTTTCGTGGCACCGTGTAGCTGTATTTGCCATTCCACATGGTCTTGATGAGCTCGGCATATGACCGTGCGATTTCTCCTTTGTTTCCTAGAGGGTTGTCCTCATTCACTTCGCTGACCCATCGATCACTTAACATGAACTCTGTCAGCAGTGGTACGTTGCtcatacactgaataaaatattatttatagcgTAAGTTATGttaaaacccaaaacaaaattgtgatggaatattaaaaaatggTGATAAAAATAGGTACGTGGATGGAACTGGTTTCATTTGATGTTTGTATTGcattgaaatcaaactttatacAAATTTTAGTAGTCGTATCTAAATTTACATCCTTTTCAAGGGTTTTATTTGGTTTCTGGTTTTAGTGTCAAGTTAATGCCTATTTTGGAGTCGGGCAGTTTTAAACTGTGACATTTATTAATAGTAAACTTGGAAAAAAGAGTGAATGAGGATAATTTTTACAACTCGGTCAAGCTACAGCAAACAGATTTTTCTTTCattgacagacacacacaaataattaatttaatatgacaaatctttttttcacaatgagGTACCTGTAAAGATGAATTCATGAAGCAGGTGTTGCCAAGATTGGCCAAACCACAGACGCCCGGCACTGCACTTCCCTTTCCGGTTTCATAGCCATTGTAGCAGCCACTCGTCCCACCGTAACTGTTGTAACCAGTGTCGTAGCTACTTCCACCGTAACCACCACCCGAtctgaaaggaaaggaaggttcaACAACagctcagcacattgtttaaccgGCAGCTGTTCTCAGCACCTTGTTTAACCGGCAGCTGTTCTCAGCACCTTGTTTACCCGGCAGCTGTTCTCAGCACCTTGTTTACCCGGCAGCTGTTCTCAGCACCTTGTTTACCCGGCAGCTGTTCTCAGCACCTTGTTTACCCGGCAGCTGTTCTCAGCACCTTGTTTAACCGGCAGCTGTTCTCAGCACCTTGTTTATCCGGCAGCTGTTCTCAGCACCTTGTTTAACCGGCAGCTGTTCTCAGCACCTTGTTTAACCGGCAGCTGTTCTCAGCACCTTGTTTAACCGGCAGCTGTTCTCAGCACCTTGTTTAACCGGCAGCTGTTCTCAGCACCTTGTTTATCCGGCAGCTGTTCTCAGCACCTTGTTTATCCGGCAGCTGTTCTCAGCACCTTGTTTAACCGGCAGCTGttctcagcacattgtttaaccgGCAGCTGttctcagcacattgtttaaccgGCAGCTGttctcagcacattgtttaaccgGCAGCTGttctcagcacattgtttaaccgGCAGCTGttctcagcacattgtttatccGGCAGCTGttctcagcacattgtttaaccgGCAGCTGttctcagcacattgtttaaccgGTAGCTGTTCTAAGCACATTGTTTAACCGGCAGCTGttctcagcacattgtttaaccgGCAGCTGTTCTCTAACACAGGgttcaccctgtccattgccaagtTAGCAATTGTCTAGTTtctatacaaagtggctacaacatttagtctttgccTAATAACATGTaccttaaattaaccattttaaaaataattttcatggaAATACACTACGTATCCGAAAATTAGCtgaaccaaaatttgttccagtgcaAGCTCtgctaaggcccaaaacacactgaaGCTTGGCCTggtgagtatggtaccagtGAATCAAATATGACAACAAACTACCTCTGTGTTGACGAAAACTACAGATCTGGCTGCAGTGTCCAACTCACCAGACTATCAggtatttactttttttccttctttttcttttttgtttaactaaacTGCAAACTTTTTTCAAATAATAGCTGAACCAAAACCATGAAATGTTACTGTTTTGAAGATTACAGTATTAAATTATACAAACCTTGTAGTGTATGACCTGTCATGACTAGAGTTGTAGCTACTTGTactgaaaaaaatacaaacatacaagACTGTTTATTATGCTAATTTTCATCTTGTTTAATTGtggatattattattttggaaGGTACGGTAggtataaaatgataaataaaaagtaaccAGAAGACTAACTCACTAAACTCTTACAACTTTTTAATCTCGCAGTACCATGAAaaaaggtggggtgggggagaatGTCCATCCGAAAGCAATCAATTCTACGACCCATCTCATTTCAAGCTTGAGAGCAGTCTACCAATGAACTAAATTGCATTCTGTAACACAATGAAAATATCCATATTGTGTAGGTCTTGTCAGTCTTTTAAAAAGTGAACATACCTTTTCGCTTGCCGTGGCCATGTTCCATCTTCATTTTTCTGCTCAATAACTATCACCTAGGAAATGTAAGCAACAAACACATCTGAATgctttgttatacatgtatataaataatgattctCAAGACACTGGAATCAGATAAATGGATGAACATATAGATAGggcagaaagaaatatttaacacCTCAGTCTAAAATATGGTTATTTGGCTGACAGAAAGAAAACCCATTGCTGTTGCAGACTATTCTTATAGAAaaagcagcatgggatcttttatgttctttcccacatacaggacagcacataccagtcctTTTAATGGGTTTTGACAAAATACATGTGGTAAGATATACATTGTGAAAAAGGTAATAACCACATCGAATCCATCAAGAGCAACTGATCGATCCCATGACtcacctcaggcgagtgtgCTTTACCACAGAGTTACATCTGACATGCCTCGACATGCAGAGCTGATCTTTAGCAAATGAATTTTCAAATTATCAGAGCTTGCGTCGATGGACAAACCTAACATTACGAGTCCATTCCACCACTCAGTGGTTGGGACATAATGATATTATATGCACTTGACAAGCCAGAAAATAATTATAGATAGAAGGAATGAATGAAACGACACCCCAGCTCAAAAATACACAtgggccattgggtgtcaaagaaaGATTATTATCCGACATAGCACCTGTCCATGGTAGAGGCCTGCATCTTGTAGTGTATTGTCGGGTTTATTCAGATGTTCGTACGTGCTACTCATGTAGCGATTCCAGAGTCGAACATCTTTCTCATCAGAGATCTCGAACATGCGCCTCATCTCTTTCTCTAGGGCATCTGTGAGTAAcaataaaaaggttttttttaaaacatgtaacaACCTGAAATTACTGTTAACAAACTGGTCAGGTActcaaaaatcaacaaaaaacaagaattctgcagaattaaatgtcttgcctgcCATAAATGTTttggtgcactgtgatgaatatCCATAGgtgtaactataaaccaagttttactgACTTTGTAAAATggtcgccagaggctcgcataatacaattttttattcctaatatacgatattgacgataccgaaaaacaccgGGAATAACCTCTCCGTCTGTCGGTccgtccctccctctctctatactcttcaaaaaaagtaggggaactctaataagaacttaaaattgccaaaattgtaaagtatatttAGCTGTGGAGAattgttatatgataatagtgaattaattgggtaaacattacaactggtagttggttttatgaccaccaaagatcttgaaggacgactgggttcagaagtgaaatttgaaagttgacgggttttttatcagtaaatcgcaaattcaaacaataaaaatgactaaaaacaaaacaataacaactgtatgatcaacagaatgaaaaagattgacagaaataatgttccacagtgattaatggaccttcctggaaattgtcaaaatcgagaatgacaccacGCGCACATGTACGGAGCAACAGTGTGATGCATGTGTTTccgtgtgttgataaacagacctgaacgttctttactaggatgtctgtggtcaaaacatgttttaatatttcaagtttccctactttttttgaagagtataattatataattattattatataacaaaaaaagaaacttccgatttgtacatatagtatttgtgttaaagaattcattgtgtaatgaaattatatactgtaaactgtattaatattgcgacgtgttttttcgcgaatgtataccttagcgcatgttcgcGACATGTAAATTTCGCGAACCGTtgacagctaaaaaaaaaaaaaaaagtggataaagacagctcactgtaattgttataaagttactgtctgtaaatcaatattctgttatcctacatcaagcaattgtgcctggtacagagtctatagaggggattaggccctacccaTCTCACCTGTGttagaatcacaactcacagcttcagttgttaactgttaacaccctttggtagataaaacaataaacgattggtcgccatcgattgaagttacaACTAACTTTATGAGGGCCGTGCTGGTGGAGGGCATCGTGGTTGggacggtggggggggggggggggggggggggggggggggggcgggagaCCACCGGAGGGTAGGAGGTAGgcgtaggcgtaggcggtttggctGTAGGAGAGTTAGGGTTTGTCCGGGGGGCTCCGGCCCCCCCTCCCCTGGGCCTCGGCCCCCTCCTGCCTGCCACACTTGGATTACCAATACCGGCGTGGCGCCTCTTCCAAATGATACACTTTTCCGTGTGGCGGTTAAGCTATGGATGAACCATACCCCTAATTCCCTTAGGGCTAAATAGTAAGATATAGATTAGAGGTGTTTAAGTTTTGACTGCCTGGTAAAAAATGTGGCTAAATTGTTAGGAATAGGTTTTTTATGTTAGAAAAAGGCACAAACAAATTGTTAATGtcccctaaaatattttttggagtAAAGTTCAAAATTGCCCCTatatttctgtcccggaccactCCTGCTGGCTATCCAGAAGTGGGGCccgtgacagacatgcttgaaaccctagtggtataggagcatgtaaatatatattggattggattgaagttacataaaacaattaaagggacattcccgagtttgctgcaatttttaagatgttatcgactgacagactttttaacaattgtaattacatatcaaatatattttgctgcatacaatattagtgtctgtatgttaaacgtgtttctgatcgtttttcgtacgtgcgaaatttgaagacaaaatccagtttgagcttcttacaaatattgagacgaccagaaactcattgaatatacagacactgata includes the following:
- the LOC121369112 gene encoding ubiquitin carboxyl-terminal hydrolase 15-like isoform X5; translation: MRRMFEISDEKDVRLWNRYMSSTYEHLNKPDNTLQDAGLYHGQVIVIEQKNEDGTWPRQAKSTSSYNSSHDRSYTTRSGGGYGGSSYDTGYNSYGGTSGCYNGYETGKGSAVPGVCGLANLGNTCFMNSSLQCMSNVPLLTEFMLSDRWVSEVNEDNPLGNKGEIARSYAELIKTMWNGKYSYTVPRNFKVAVGRFAPQFSGYQQQDSQELMAFLLDGLHEDLNRIRTKPYLELKDADGRPDEIVAKEAWDNYRQRNDSIIIDIFHGLLKSTVNCPDCDKISVTFDPFCYLSLPLPIKKERQMEVFWVPLASEAKPVQYKLTVPKMGSVADLCASLSQIVQVPVDKMFVTDVYNHRFHRLFAPDEGLNHVLDRDDIFVYEVPVNTTDDPEIMIVPIYLREKKSSARDTYVSSNQLFGQPLLLPVPRESCTYDNLYNILLERMSRYVRRPGPDDKWWVKSKSKVTNDNEVPAQCDVEVKPEKDKNESSVNPQETEEVQVNAESVNSMEVGNSDDELDNKTNGKMLDSEEDEEETREEEKFRRMFTFTAVNSYGSTELDTKLKDDGHPLKLTARTYVAVDWDPVAKEKFYDDKAAEDFEQDESMKNRNLMQKRQPIQLGDCLKLFTDSEKLSQHDPWYCPECKKHQQATKKFDLWSLPQILIIHLKRFSYNRYWRDKIDAVVEFPIKGLKLTDYILDDRHKDATYDLIAVSNHFGGLGGGHYTAFCKNKDDKEWYYFDDSSVSQSSEDAVVTKAAYVLVYERRVSAPESVVMKMKTTVTATGGSEDSTIINGYKPSDLYDGQDEMDTST